Proteins from one Juglans microcarpa x Juglans regia isolate MS1-56 chromosome 6S, Jm3101_v1.0, whole genome shotgun sequence genomic window:
- the LOC121237734 gene encoding uncharacterized protein LOC121237734 has translation MFRLISVKLPQQLRRRASPICHGHLFSTSSLKPISDPPNSTDPKSLTVSFLRDSCGLSLELATSASKKLNIENVENPNSVLNLLRTHGLTQNHIMHLISSRPLLLSADLGNTLKPNMELFKSLGFSGANLAKMLTRYPNLLVSDAYTAFDFFRAHGFSDKQIKTLTMKCPELYVYNAQKILQPKLEFFKSLGLSDLEITKLLSVDPYILTRSLEKQIIPCIQELRRFLGTDENVLKAIRRCYGVIQSDVVHILQPNINKLISHGVPQSLVLKLFFIRPLSLNSICGNRFSEIVNEVMKLGFDPNCLKFVLAIVSMSLNGKTLWEQKVEAFRSFGLSDDDICSAFKRQPLCMAISEKKIKKMMGFFVNKLKMKPSKISKNPNLLLLSLEKRIIPRCSVLQLLMLEGLIKEDTSIFYIVKMTEKNFMKKFVSKYQNEVPDVVRAHQGKIEFQGLPIAMEM, from the coding sequence ATGTTTCGTTTAATTTCCGTAAAGCTGCCCCAACAATTAAGGCGCAGAGCTTCACCAATCTGCCATGGCCACTTATTCTCAACCTcctctctcaagcccatctCAGACCCCCCTAATTCCACGGACCCAAAATCTCTTACAGTTTCCTTCCTCCGAGACTCGTGTGGGTTGTCCTTAGAATTGGCCACTTCAGCTTCCAAGAAGCTCAACATTGAGAACGTAGAGAATCCCAACTCCGTTCTGAATCTGTTGAGAACTCACGGTTTGACGCAGAACCACATCATGCACTTAATTAGTAGTCGTCCATTATTGCTTTCGGCCGATTTAGGCAATACCCTTAAGCCCAACATGGAGTTGTTTAAATCCTTAGGGTTCTCTGGCGCTAACCTCGCCAAAATGCTCACCAGATACCCAAATTTGCTAGTGAGTGATGCATACACTGCTTTTGACTTTTTTAGAGCACATGGTTTTAGTGATAAGCAAATAAAAACTTTGACTATGAAGTGTCCCGAACTTTATGTGTATAATGCTCAAAAGATTCTTCAGCcaaagttggagtttttcaaaTCGTTAGGTCTTTCAGATCTTGAAATTACAAAGCTTTTATCCGTAGACCCGTATATTCTAACAAGGAGCCTCGAAAAACAAATAATTCCGTGTATTCAAGAGCTTAGGCGGTTTCTCGGAACTGACGAGAATGTCTTAAAGGCTATAAGGAGATGTTATGGAGTAATTCAATCAGACGTGGTGCATATATTACAGCCCAACATCAATAAGTTGATAAGCCATGGTGTTCCCCAGTCATTAGTTTTGAAACTCTTCTTTATAAGACCATTGTCACTAAATAGTATCTGTGGCAATCGGTTTAGTGAGATTGTTAATGAAGTTATGAAATTGGGTTTTGATCCCAATTGTCTGAAATTTGTTCTAGCCATCGTGTCCATGTCACTAAATGGTAAAACACTATGGGAGCAGAAGGTGGAAGCTTTTAGAAGTTTTGGTTTGTCAGACGATGATATTTGTTCAGCATTCAAGCGGCAACCCTTGTGTATGGCTATTTCggagaagaagatcaagaaaatgaTGGGTTTCTTTGTGAATAAACTGAAGATGAAGCCTTCGAAGATCTCCAAGAATCCGAATCTTCTACTGCTTAGCTTGGAGAAGCGGATTATTCCGAGGTGTTCAGTTCTGCAACTTTTGATGCTGGAGGGTTTGATCAAGGAAGATACTAGCATCTTTTATATAGTCAAAATGACTGAGAAGAACTTCATGAAGAAATTTGTGAGCAAGTATCAAAATGAGGTTCCTGATGTTGTTAGAGCACACCAAGGGAAGATAGAATTTCAAGGGCTCCCCATAGCCATGGAAATGTGA